From the genome of Clostridium sp. BNL1100, one region includes:
- a CDS encoding non-ribosomal peptide synthetase has translation MSLYNSLVDLIVDKPANKGITFISGECNEVFISYSDLYEKALGILYNLQKNGIHRGNELVFQIKDNYEFVCCFWACILGGVIPVPVAVGNKSEHRQKLFNIWEVLNNPYLLTDKGTNVLEKSLEDGIEQDKIQEITGKTVFIEDITEANGTGELFKSTPEDIAFIQFSSGSTGDPKGVILTHGNLLTNVSAILSGICVTQKDTSLSWMPLTHDMGLIGFHITPLAAGINQYIMDTSLFIRNPILWIKKANEHRLTILSSPNFGYKYFLEFYKAERAENWDLSNVRIIFNGAEPISVELCKKFLDELSVYGLKSNVLFNVYGMAEASLAVTFPPHGEELVSIKLDREFLYIGQSIKEFDGNDCISAIEFADVGYPVTDCSVRICDNNGTVLGENIVGNIEIQGNNVTSGYYNNRNATLKAFRKDNWLDTGDLGFFRNGRLIVTGRAKDVIFVNGQNYYAHDVERVSEGVDGVELGKAAACGLFNRTSQKDDIILFIVYKKKPDSFVKLASNLKKHIYKHMGLEIENVIPVKSFPKTTSGKIQRYKLGEMYQNGEFDKVISELKELTNIEPVENIGNIGDTTEETLKNICCDVLGIRSIGLTDNLIELGGDSLKSAILASRIQKHFNVEIPIEKLFEYGTLNEILSYIKKADNKKYQSIEPVFEKLYYPVTPAQKRVFSLEMLGGVGTSYNIPVVIIIEGDIDYKRLEKVFNDLVQRHESLRTSFEVVEGQTVQKIHSSVNFSIETDTLQVGSNENVNHIINSLAEKFIRPFNVFEAPLMRVKLVKISDRKHTLFLDIHHIISDGTSMGILIKDFAGLYRGEKLNPLKVQYKDYSQWRNDFSETDVLKIQENYWLDRFKGELPLLSLPLDYNRPAIKDFNGDSIRFSIQNNLKEKLKKLGEKNGASLFMIILAAYNVLLSKYSGQEDIVVGSPVAGRKHPDVSNVVGMFVNTLPLRNFPVGDKTFLYFLEEVKKDALKAFEYQDYQFDQLVEKLDKRRDISRNPLFDTMLVMQNMDIPEFEIDDLCFNQYYINSKSSKFDLTLEAVENCNDIAFNLEYCTSLFKKETMERLALHFKNILERIAENPQIQISQIEMLTTQEKSQILFDFNNTEYEYPIEKTISRVFEEQAEKTPDNIAVMFGDEKLSYRELNQRANSLARVLRKQGVKGDSIVAVMLDRSLEMITGILAVLKAGGAYLPVSPDYPEERVRYILKDSGTSILLTNRDAVGRWTPEVIAALEVTVMNLDDSVLYEGDSSNLEKINTSRNLAYIIYTSGSTGKPKGAMIEHYSVINRINWMQRKYPIGNADVILQKTTYTFDVSVWELFWWFFAGAKVYFLAPGGEKDPGAITDAIEKQGVTTMHFVPSMLNMFLEYMENGKSEDKISSLKQVFASGEALQVKQVQRFNQLVGSRYGTKLINLYGPTEATVDVSYFDCPQGTDIDLVPIGKPIDNIQLYVVDKYNNMQPVGIPGELCISGDGLARGYLNRPELTAEKFVHNPFAGENAANILMYRTGDLARWLPDGNIEYLGRIDHQVKIRGFRIELEEIEEKLLKHENIKEVVVAARTEKEGSSYLCAYLIADRDIAPGELREYLTRSLPEYMVPSYFVRLEKMPLSQNGKVDRKALPEPELSINRNMEYVEPSCKEEHIMAKVWGKVLGLAKVGINDDFFELGGDSIKAIQIVSLLAGEGLNIEVKDILVHRTISKVILNADDMQKSNNYGQGFIEGSFGFTPVVKWFFNKRFNNLNYFNQSILLELKKPIDIQKLKMALVKIIEHHDALRVNYSHDRHEFFFNNGEITKDFDIKTFNIAGLPPQNQENELIKIGMELKSGFDIKDGLLIKAAIIHFEDNDKLFITIHHLAVDGVSWRIILGDLFSAYEAIENGREVIMPNKTASLKDWYEKLLSIKDSDKLILEKGFWEKYADFRFELPKDADTEDWSIASGYFVKGYLDKGKTEKLLNDANKAYNTSVEDLLVTALAKTVKEWTGLCEIVIEMENNGRNIEGINVSRTVGWFTAIYPLKISISSADTGDQIKQIKESIREVPQNGVGYGILKYLTDEDNEIDERMTELRFNYLGRFDKESDNDIFSYSHLTTGSESCLTNTMTARLEINCMVINDMFEIEIFYNEKAYKEETMSGFRDRYLRNLENIISYTVGSDDVYFTPSDFETLDMNQEELDSLFE, from the coding sequence ATGAGCTTATACAATAGTCTGGTTGATTTGATTGTAGACAAACCTGCTAATAAAGGGATTACTTTTATTTCTGGTGAATGTAATGAGGTATTTATTTCATATAGTGATTTATATGAGAAAGCTCTCGGAATATTGTATAACCTTCAGAAAAACGGAATACACCGTGGAAACGAACTCGTATTTCAAATAAAAGATAATTATGAGTTTGTTTGCTGTTTCTGGGCATGTATACTGGGGGGAGTAATACCTGTTCCTGTAGCGGTGGGAAACAAAAGCGAACACAGACAGAAATTATTTAACATATGGGAAGTTTTAAATAACCCATACCTCTTAACAGATAAAGGAACAAATGTCCTGGAAAAATCTTTGGAAGACGGTATTGAGCAGGATAAAATACAAGAAATCACAGGAAAAACTGTTTTTATAGAAGATATAACAGAGGCCAACGGTACTGGAGAACTGTTTAAGTCAACTCCTGAGGATATCGCCTTTATACAATTCTCATCAGGTTCCACCGGAGACCCGAAAGGAGTAATACTTACTCACGGTAATTTGTTAACTAACGTTAGTGCAATACTTTCAGGTATATGTGTAACACAAAAAGACACTTCTCTTAGTTGGATGCCTTTAACTCATGACATGGGTTTAATCGGGTTTCATATAACACCTTTGGCAGCGGGTATAAATCAATATATTATGGATACTTCACTATTTATCCGTAATCCGATTCTATGGATTAAAAAGGCTAATGAACACAGGCTTACCATACTTTCATCACCTAATTTCGGATATAAGTATTTTCTTGAGTTTTATAAGGCTGAACGAGCTGAAAACTGGGATTTGTCCAATGTAAGAATAATTTTTAACGGTGCGGAGCCTATTTCCGTAGAACTTTGTAAAAAGTTTTTAGATGAGTTATCAGTATACGGATTAAAATCAAACGTTTTATTTAATGTATATGGAATGGCTGAAGCCAGTCTTGCAGTAACATTTCCTCCACATGGTGAGGAACTTGTGTCTATAAAACTTGATCGTGAATTCTTGTATATAGGACAAAGTATCAAGGAATTTGACGGGAACGATTGCATAAGTGCTATAGAGTTTGCAGATGTTGGCTATCCTGTAACAGACTGTAGTGTTAGGATTTGTGACAATAACGGTACAGTTCTGGGTGAAAATATAGTAGGTAATATCGAAATACAGGGTAATAATGTAACTTCGGGTTATTATAATAACAGGAATGCTACGTTAAAGGCATTTAGGAAAGATAACTGGCTAGATACCGGGGACCTGGGATTTTTCAGAAATGGAAGGCTGATTGTTACCGGGAGAGCAAAAGACGTTATTTTTGTAAACGGACAGAATTATTATGCTCATGATGTGGAACGGGTCTCGGAAGGTGTTGACGGTGTGGAGCTTGGTAAGGCGGCTGCATGTGGTTTGTTCAATAGAACTTCCCAAAAAGATGACATAATACTATTTATTGTTTATAAGAAAAAACCAGATAGTTTTGTTAAACTCGCATCTAACCTCAAAAAGCACATATATAAGCACATGGGGTTGGAGATAGAAAATGTAATTCCTGTTAAAAGCTTTCCCAAAACCACAAGCGGAAAAATTCAAAGGTACAAACTTGGGGAGATGTACCAAAATGGTGAATTTGACAAAGTAATTAGTGAGCTTAAAGAATTAACAAATATTGAACCGGTTGAAAATATTGGCAACATCGGGGATACCACCGAAGAAACCCTTAAAAATATTTGTTGTGATGTGTTAGGTATTAGAAGCATTGGGCTAACCGATAATCTTATTGAGCTGGGGGGAGATTCCTTAAAGTCAGCAATTCTGGCTTCAAGAATTCAAAAACATTTTAACGTTGAGATACCAATTGAAAAGCTATTTGAGTATGGTACTTTAAATGAGATTTTGTCATACATAAAAAAAGCTGATAATAAAAAATATCAAAGTATTGAACCTGTTTTTGAAAAACTCTACTATCCGGTGACACCTGCACAAAAAAGGGTCTTTTCTCTGGAAATGCTTGGTGGAGTAGGGACTAGTTATAATATTCCGGTCGTCATAATTATTGAGGGAGATATTGATTACAAAAGGCTTGAGAAAGTATTTAATGACTTAGTTCAGAGACACGAATCTTTAAGGACTTCATTTGAGGTCGTGGAAGGCCAAACTGTTCAAAAGATACATAGTAGTGTTAATTTTAGTATTGAAACAGATACTCTACAAGTTGGTTCAAATGAAAATGTTAATCACATAATAAATTCTTTAGCTGAAAAGTTTATCAGGCCATTTAATGTGTTTGAAGCTCCCCTTATGAGGGTGAAACTTGTAAAGATATCGGATAGGAAGCATACCCTATTTCTTGATATACACCATATTATATCCGACGGAACATCCATGGGTATTTTAATAAAAGATTTTGCAGGTTTATATAGAGGCGAAAAGTTGAATCCATTGAAAGTCCAATATAAGGACTATTCGCAATGGAGAAATGATTTTTCAGAGACAGATGTTTTGAAAATTCAGGAAAATTATTGGCTGGACAGATTTAAGGGAGAATTACCGTTATTGTCACTGCCACTGGATTACAACAGACCTGCAATTAAAGACTTTAATGGAGATTCCATAAGGTTTAGTATACAAAATAATCTTAAAGAGAAACTGAAAAAGCTCGGAGAAAAAAATGGTGCAAGCCTTTTTATGATTATTCTTGCGGCGTACAATGTGCTGCTTTCAAAGTATTCAGGACAGGAAGATATTGTTGTAGGGTCACCTGTAGCCGGTAGAAAGCATCCAGATGTATCAAATGTTGTAGGTATGTTTGTAAACACTTTACCATTAAGAAATTTTCCTGTAGGAGATAAAACTTTTTTATATTTCCTTGAAGAAGTAAAAAAAGACGCATTAAAAGCTTTTGAGTATCAGGACTATCAATTCGATCAGTTGGTAGAAAAGTTGGACAAAAGAAGGGATATCAGCAGAAATCCTCTTTTTGATACAATGCTCGTAATGCAAAATATGGACATACCGGAGTTTGAAATTGATGATTTATGCTTTAATCAATATTACATAAACAGCAAGTCGTCCAAGTTTGATTTGACATTGGAAGCAGTAGAAAACTGCAACGATATAGCATTCAATCTGGAGTACTGTACATCACTATTTAAAAAAGAAACCATGGAGAGGTTGGCACTCCATTTTAAAAACATACTTGAGAGAATTGCAGAAAACCCTCAAATACAGATTTCACAGATAGAAATGCTGACTACACAGGAAAAAAGTCAGATACTATTTGATTTTAATAACACAGAATATGAATATCCAATAGAAAAAACCATTTCCAGGGTTTTTGAGGAGCAGGCAGAAAAAACCCCTGATAATATTGCGGTAATGTTTGGGGATGAAAAGCTTAGCTACAGAGAGCTTAACCAACGTGCCAACTCTCTGGCAAGAGTATTGAGAAAGCAGGGAGTGAAGGGAGATAGCATAGTTGCGGTAATGCTTGACCGCTCCCTTGAAATGATAACGGGTATACTTGCGGTACTAAAGGCAGGGGGAGCCTATCTGCCTGTGAGCCCGGACTATCCCGAGGAAAGGGTAAGGTATATTTTAAAGGACAGCGGTACAAGCATACTGCTAACAAATAGAGACGCTGTCGGAAGATGGACACCAGAGGTTATTGCTGCTTTAGAGGTCACGGTAATGAATCTGGATGACAGTGTACTATACGAAGGCGATAGCTCAAACCTCGAAAAAATAAATACCTCCCGTAACCTCGCATATATAATCTATACCTCCGGCTCTACAGGAAAGCCGAAGGGTGCCATGATTGAGCATTACTCGGTTATAAACAGGATAAACTGGATGCAGAGAAAGTATCCGATTGGGAATGCGGACGTAATACTGCAAAAAACAACCTATACCTTTGATGTATCTGTATGGGAGTTGTTCTGGTGGTTTTTTGCAGGGGCAAAAGTGTATTTTCTGGCACCTGGAGGAGAAAAAGATCCGGGAGCCATAACAGATGCAATAGAAAAGCAAGGTGTTACTACAATGCACTTTGTTCCGTCAATGTTAAACATGTTCCTTGAATATATGGAAAACGGAAAATCAGAGGATAAAATTTCAAGCCTGAAACAGGTATTTGCCAGCGGGGAGGCCCTACAGGTAAAACAGGTACAGAGATTTAACCAACTGGTAGGCAGCAGATACGGAACAAAGCTTATAAATCTGTACGGCCCTACCGAAGCAACCGTGGATGTGTCCTACTTTGATTGCCCGCAAGGAACGGATATTGACCTTGTACCAATCGGAAAGCCAATAGACAATATACAGCTCTATGTGGTGGACAAGTACAATAACATGCAGCCTGTGGGGATACCGGGTGAATTGTGTATATCAGGTGACGGCTTGGCAAGAGGGTATCTCAACAGGCCTGAGCTGACGGCAGAGAAATTTGTACACAATCCCTTTGCAGGTGAGAACGCCGCTAACATTCTCATGTACAGAACCGGGGATTTGGCAAGGTGGCTGCCCGATGGGAATATAGAATATCTGGGTAGAATAGATCATCAGGTTAAAATAAGAGGGTTCAGGATTGAGCTGGAAGAGATTGAAGAAAAACTTTTAAAACATGAAAACATAAAAGAGGTTGTGGTTGCAGCAAGGACAGAAAAAGAGGGCAGCAGCTACCTGTGTGCATATTTGATAGCAGACAGGGACATTGCACCGGGAGAATTAAGAGAATATCTGACTAGGAGCCTCCCGGAATATATGGTTCCGTCGTATTTTGTAAGGCTGGAAAAGATGCCACTTTCCCAGAACGGAAAAGTGGACAGAAAGGCTCTGCCAGAGCCTGAATTAAGCATAAATAGGAATATGGAGTATGTTGAGCCCTCTTGTAAAGAAGAACATATAATGGCTAAAGTATGGGGAAAAGTTCTTGGGTTAGCCAAAGTTGGTATTAATGATGATTTTTTTGAACTTGGGGGAGATTCCATTAAAGCAATACAGATTGTTTCTCTACTTGCCGGGGAAGGTTTAAATATAGAGGTAAAAGATATCCTTGTACATCGTACTATTTCAAAAGTTATTTTAAATGCTGATGATATGCAAAAATCCAATAATTATGGACAAGGGTTTATTGAAGGAAGCTTTGGTTTTACTCCTGTAGTTAAATGGTTTTTTAACAAAAGGTTTAATAATCTCAATTACTTTAATCAATCCATTTTGCTAGAACTTAAAAAGCCCATAGATATTCAAAAACTTAAAATGGCTTTGGTAAAAATAATAGAACACCATGACGCATTGAGGGTTAACTACTCCCACGATAGACACGAATTTTTCTTTAATAATGGGGAAATAACCAAAGATTTTGATATTAAAACCTTTAATATTGCCGGATTACCACCGCAAAATCAGGAAAATGAATTGATTAAAATAGGTATGGAATTAAAGTCGGGATTTGATATAAAAGATGGATTACTTATTAAAGCTGCTATTATTCATTTCGAAGACAATGACAAGCTGTTTATAACAATCCATCATTTAGCGGTTGACGGAGTTTCATGGAGGATTATTCTGGGGGATTTATTTTCGGCATATGAGGCAATTGAGAATGGTCGGGAAGTTATTATGCCTAATAAGACAGCATCCTTAAAGGATTGGTATGAAAAGCTGTTAAGTATAAAAGACAGTGATAAGCTAATTTTAGAAAAAGGATTTTGGGAGAAATATGCTGATTTCAGATTTGAGCTTCCTAAGGATGCTGACACAGAAGACTGGAGTATTGCTTCAGGATATTTTGTAAAAGGATATCTTGACAAAGGAAAAACTGAAAAACTTTTAAATGATGCGAATAAAGCTTACAACACTTCGGTTGAAGACCTTCTTGTTACAGCACTTGCAAAAACTGTAAAAGAGTGGACTGGCTTGTGTGAAATAGTAATTGAGATGGAGAATAACGGCCGAAATATAGAAGGAATAAATGTTTCAAGAACAGTTGGCTGGTTTACCGCAATTTATCCTCTGAAAATTTCTATAAGTAGCGCAGATACGGGAGACCAGATAAAACAGATAAAAGAAAGCATAAGGGAAGTTCCTCAAAACGGAGTAGGCTACGGAATATTAAAATACTTAACCGATGAGGATAATGAAATAGATGAAAGAATGACGGAACTTAGATTTAATTATCTTGGACGATTTGATAAAGAGTCTGATAACGATATATTTTCTTATTCACATTTGACAACGGGAAGTGAATCATGCCTCACCAATACAATGACAGCAAGGCTGGAGATTAATTGTATGGTGATAAATGACATGTTTGAAATTGAAATATTCTACAACGAAAAAGCATATAAGGAAGAAACCATGTCCGGCTTTAGGGACAGATATCTGAGAAATCTTGAAAATATCATAAGCTACACTGTTGGCAGTGATGATGTTTATTTTACACCATCTGATTTTGAAACACTTGATATGAATCAGGAAGAGCTTGATTCACTGTTTGAGTAG